The following DNA comes from Bacillota bacterium.
AAAGTTTTCATTTATTAGTACATTATTTAAACGAAAGTCGAATATTATAGAATAAAGAAAAAATCGAGATGCGCTGCACCTCGATTTTTTTAATTCCTAAAATTTAAATTCAGGAAGATAGTCTTTGCTTTTATCAAACATTTCATCAACCATTTGACTAATCTCTTTTAAATCCAGCACTGCGCTAGTCAGAGGATCAAAGCAAATCGCATGGAAAATTTTTTGTTTATCTCCTGTAAGAGCGCCTTTTACGGCAAGCTCCTCGCATCGTGCGTTAGTATTAACAAGTATCGCAAGCTGTTCTGGCAGAGAGCCGACATGTATAGCATCTAAGCCCTTTTTCGATGCTATGACGGGGACTTCTACACAGCAGCCATCCGGGAGGTTATCTATAAGCCCCCAGTTTCTCACGTTACCATTGTATTCGAAAAGCGTACCGTCGCCGAATACAGCATTAAATATGCAGGCTGCATATTCGTTTCCTCTTTCAAGGTTAATATTTTCATCAGCTATCCATTTTTCAATTTCATCTTTCCAACTGTATTTGCGTTTAGTATACTCATTCAGTATGTATGCATACTCCCCAGGGTTCCAACCTGTTCCATGGGCGCAGTATTTTTCTATCAAATCCGGACGTTTTCTAAACCATGAGTTATATTCGGAATTGTGTCCGCTAGACTCCGTAACGTAATACCCTAGATGCATGAACATTTCGTTACGTACTATTTCCTCGTTATATATTTCAGGTTTTTTTATTGCCTCCCTAATAAGAGGGTAAGCGTCTTTTCCGTTCCATTTAAAGTCAAGATAAAACGCTTGATGATTGATGCCTGCACATCTATAAGTAATTTCTTGAAATGGTGCGTCAATCCAACGTGCAAGCATTTTTGCAGTACCCTGAACACTGTGGCAAAGCCCGTTTATATGGAGATGAGGGAATTTTTCCTGCATTGCGCGGCAAAGCATCGCCATAGGATTTGTGTAATTTAGGAATATAGCATCCGGGCAGTATCTCTCAATATCTTTACAGATATCAAGCATAACAGGGATTGTTCTCAGTGCTCTGAAAATACCCGCGGGTCCCCTTGTATCTCCAACATTTATGTCAACGCCATATTTTTTGGGGATCTCGATGTCATATTTCCAGACATCAACACCGCCTGCGAGTATTGTACAAATAACGCCGTCCGCGTCTTTTAATGCTTCAGCCCTGTCCAGAGTCGCAACAACTTTCGCTTTATATCCGCCTCTGGTGATTATTTTATTTACAGCTCTGGTTATTTCGTCAAGTCTTACTGAGTCGATATCCATAAGTGCTATTGTACAGTCCTGAAGTGCGGGAAATGTTAAAATGTCTCTTACAAGGTGTCTTGTGAAACCGAAGCTGCCAGCTCCTATAAATGCGATTTTTTTCATAACGCTTTCTCCTTTGCGCTTATTTCATAATATATTTTATTGCTTTATATATTTTTTAAAATAGACTATTGTCTTAAATATATGTTATAATGTCGCCAGTTGAAAGGAGAGAGATAATTTTGCTTGAGTTCAATATACCTTTTGCGTCTAGAGCTGGATTTAACAGCGAGCTTGTATATTATTACAGCGGAAGTGAGACCTGCAGACCAGGCCACGCCTGGGGACCTGGCATCAGAGATCATTATTTAATACATTACATTTTAAAAGGAATGGGGGTTTTAGAGCTCGATGGACACACCTTTCACTTAGAAAAAGGAGATTTATTTTTGATTCCTCCGGGAATTGTTGCACGATATGAAGCGGATTTATATGATCCATGGAGCTATGTTTGGGTCGGTTTTAACGGTTTTAATGCAGAAAAGTTTTTGAAAAAAGCAGGTTTGAACCAAGAACATCCAATAATGAAATACGGCAATGATGTTGAGACATGTATAAGATTATTAGCAGATGGAGATCGCAAGAGTTCTTCACGAAGCCTTCGTGCCGTAAGTTTGCTTTATGAATGCATTTCTTTACTGATTGATAACAACTGTTTAACTGCTCCGCAAGTAGGAAGCAGCTCTAAAGAAGAGTATTTTAAAAGAGCGATAGAGTATATAAATATGAATTATTCACATCAGATTTCTGTTGAAGGTATCGCACACCATATAGGTATCGACCGAAAATATCTGCATTCCATATTTAAGGAGTTTGCAAATTTATCACCTCAGGAGTATATTATTTCTTTTAGAATCGAGCGGGCTTGCGAACTTATGAAAGAAGGCAAGTTGAAAATAAATTATATAGCGCATTCGGTTGGTTACTATGATGCTTTTCTGTTTTCAAAAATGTTTAAAAAAGAAAAAGGTATATCACCAGCCTATTATATAAAAAATATAAATGGAGTTAAAAATGAAAAAAATTGAAATTAAAAAGCTTATAACATCCGCCCTTCTAACTGCTTTGGGGATTCTTCTGCCTATGGCTTTTCATGCAGTAAAAGATGCGGGAAGAATTTTTTTACCTATGCATATCCCTGTCTTGATATGCGGAATGGTTTGCGGCTATAAATTCGGTGGCCTCTGTGGTTTAGTCACGCCAATTTTGTCCTCTTTGTTAACCGGAATGCC
Coding sequences within:
- the melA gene encoding alpha-galactosidase; amino-acid sequence: MKKIAFIGAGSFGFTRHLVRDILTFPALQDCTIALMDIDSVRLDEITRAVNKIITRGGYKAKVVATLDRAEALKDADGVICTILAGGVDVWKYDIEIPKKYGVDINVGDTRGPAGIFRALRTIPVMLDICKDIERYCPDAIFLNYTNPMAMLCRAMQEKFPHLHINGLCHSVQGTAKMLARWIDAPFQEITYRCAGINHQAFYLDFKWNGKDAYPLIREAIKKPEIYNEEIVRNEMFMHLGYYVTESSGHNSEYNSWFRKRPDLIEKYCAHGTGWNPGEYAYILNEYTKRKYSWKDEIEKWIADENINLERGNEYAACIFNAVFGDGTLFEYNGNVRNWGLIDNLPDGCCVEVPVIASKKGLDAIHVGSLPEQLAILVNTNARCEELAVKGALTGDKQKIFHAICFDPLTSAVLDLKEISQMVDEMFDKSKDYLPEFKF
- a CDS encoding AraC family transcriptional regulator, with translation MLEFNIPFASRAGFNSELVYYYSGSETCRPGHAWGPGIRDHYLIHYILKGMGVLELDGHTFHLEKGDLFLIPPGIVARYEADLYDPWSYVWVGFNGFNAEKFLKKAGLNQEHPIMKYGNDVETCIRLLADGDRKSSSRSLRAVSLLYECISLLIDNNCLTAPQVGSSSKEEYFKRAIEYINMNYSHQISVEGIAHHIGIDRKYLHSIFKEFANLSPQEYIISFRIERACELMKEGKLKINYIAHSVGYYDAFLFSKMFKKEKGISPAYYIKNINGVKNEKN